Proteins found in one Phycisphaerae bacterium genomic segment:
- a CDS encoding MoxR family ATPase, giving the protein MSSTATFAGSDKELAVQLSSGYQTILSQLERVIVGQKQVIEELMITIFARGHCLLVGVPGLAKTLLVSTLADTLDLTFKRIQFTPDLMPTDITGTEVIQDDPTTGERRFKFLRGPIFANIVLADEINRTPPKTQSALLEAMQERKISVGGVDYKLDDPFFVLATQNPIEQEGTYPLPEAQLDRFMFLVRVGYPTDEEESEIVRRMTSPATFKAEPVLHREGILAFQQLVRRVPAADAMIEYAKRLVRKTRVTEADAPDFVSKWVTWGAGPRASMNLILAAKARAILHGEAHVSWDDIRAVAKPVLRHRIILNFAAQAERISTDDIIEQLLAHVGEKE; this is encoded by the coding sequence GTGAGTTCTACAGCAACGTTCGCCGGCAGCGATAAGGAATTGGCGGTACAGCTTTCGAGCGGCTATCAGACCATTCTCTCACAACTTGAGCGCGTCATCGTGGGACAGAAGCAAGTGATCGAGGAACTGATGATCACCATCTTCGCCCGCGGGCACTGCCTGCTGGTAGGGGTGCCGGGGCTGGCCAAGACGCTCCTGGTCAGCACGCTGGCAGACACGCTGGATCTGACCTTCAAGCGGATCCAGTTCACGCCCGACCTCATGCCGACGGACATCACCGGCACCGAGGTGATCCAGGACGACCCGACCACCGGCGAGCGTCGATTCAAGTTCCTTCGCGGTCCGATCTTCGCCAACATTGTCCTGGCGGACGAGATCAACCGCACGCCGCCCAAGACGCAATCGGCGTTGCTTGAGGCCATGCAGGAGCGGAAGATCAGCGTCGGCGGCGTAGACTACAAGCTGGACGATCCGTTCTTCGTTCTGGCCACGCAAAACCCGATCGAACAGGAAGGCACGTACCCGCTACCCGAGGCTCAGCTCGATCGTTTCATGTTCCTGGTAAGAGTCGGCTACCCGACTGATGAGGAAGAAAGCGAAATCGTCCGCCGGATGACCTCGCCCGCGACATTCAAAGCCGAACCCGTGCTGCATCGTGAGGGGATCTTGGCTTTCCAGCAGTTGGTGCGGCGGGTGCCGGCGGCGGATGCCATGATCGAGTACGCCAAGCGGCTGGTGCGCAAGACGCGCGTAACCGAAGCAGACGCTCCCGATTTTGTCAGCAAGTGGGTCACCTGGGGCGCGGGCCCACGCGCGTCGATGAACCTGATTTTGGCAGCCAAGGCTCGGGCAATCCTGCACGGCGAGGCCCATGTAAGCTGGGACGACATTCGGGCGGTGGCCAAGCCGGTGCTGCGACACCGGATCATTCTGAACTTTGCCGCGCAGGCCGAGCGGATCTCGACGGACGACATCATCGAGCAGTTGTTGGCACATGTGGGGGAGAAGGAATAG
- a CDS encoding glycosyltransferase, with translation MGKTTVVARAGKCDLGKLVAPFAKLACVDRVLALVPPGIQTAGGIEAIVTDQPDSGSALRSAIEKLTGDYVLFVDGDNEIRLGQYALERMMDVAEQTGAGIVYADYVVDEEAGVADRPTIDYQFGSIRDDFAFGPLRLVSRKAIEDAAKRHGPPADVRWSAQYDLRLKLSIDHALLRLPESLYTVVEDHSRNQHDEHFAYVDPRNVDVQLEREQVATGHLKRIGAYLEPRFEPVPPPSERFEVEASVVIPVRNREKTIADAVKSALSQAASFPFNVIVVDNHSTDRTTEILRDLAAGDSRVVHILPTRTDLGIGGCWNEAVASPRCGRYVVQLDSDDLYNGHNALAIMVTELKKGPYAMVVGSYRIVDFDLNELPPGLIDHREWTRDNGRNNVLRVNGFGAPRAFDASLLRRHPLPNVSYGEDYAVGLRFCRRYEVGRVWEPVYLCRRWSGNTDAALPILKANQYNTYKDRLRTIEILARQEMNRREKTTL, from the coding sequence ATGGGAAAAACGACTGTTGTGGCACGGGCGGGCAAGTGCGATTTGGGCAAACTGGTTGCCCCCTTCGCCAAGCTCGCCTGCGTGGATCGAGTGTTGGCTCTGGTACCTCCGGGCATCCAGACGGCCGGCGGGATTGAGGCAATCGTGACCGATCAGCCGGACAGCGGCTCTGCCCTCCGGTCGGCCATCGAGAAGCTGACCGGCGACTACGTCCTCTTCGTCGACGGTGACAACGAGATCCGTCTCGGGCAATATGCCCTCGAGCGGATGATGGACGTGGCCGAGCAGACCGGTGCCGGCATCGTGTATGCCGACTACGTCGTTGACGAAGAAGCGGGCGTCGCCGATCGTCCTACCATTGATTATCAGTTCGGCAGCATCCGCGACGACTTCGCGTTTGGCCCGCTTCGACTGGTGTCCCGCAAGGCTATCGAGGATGCCGCAAAGCGCCACGGTCCGCCCGCCGATGTCCGTTGGTCCGCGCAATACGACTTGCGGCTCAAGCTGTCCATCGATCACGCGTTGCTGCGGCTTCCTGAGTCTCTCTACACCGTCGTCGAGGACCACAGCCGCAACCAACACGACGAGCATTTTGCCTACGTCGACCCCCGCAACGTCGACGTGCAGTTGGAGCGCGAGCAGGTTGCCACCGGACATCTCAAGCGGATCGGCGCGTACCTCGAACCGCGATTCGAGCCTGTGCCGCCGCCGTCGGAGCGGTTTGAAGTTGAAGCCAGCGTGGTCATTCCGGTTCGCAATCGTGAAAAGACCATTGCCGATGCCGTCAAGAGCGCGCTCTCGCAAGCGGCTTCTTTTCCGTTCAACGTGATCGTCGTGGATAATCACTCAACCGATCGAACCACTGAAATCCTCCGCGATCTGGCGGCGGGTGATTCCCGCGTGGTGCATATCCTCCCGACTCGGACGGATCTGGGTATCGGCGGCTGCTGGAACGAGGCTGTTGCCTCCCCCCGGTGCGGGCGCTACGTCGTACAACTGGATTCCGATGACCTCTACAACGGCCACAATGCCCTCGCGATCATGGTGACCGAACTCAAGAAGGGACCCTACGCAATGGTTGTCGGTTCGTACCGCATCGTGGACTTCGATCTGAACGAACTGCCTCCGGGGTTGATCGATCACCGGGAGTGGACGCGGGACAATGGCCGTAACAACGTGCTTCGCGTCAACGGTTTTGGGGCCCCACGGGCGTTCGACGCGAGCCTGCTGCGCCGCCATCCGCTGCCGAACGTCAGCTACGGCGAGGACTACGCGGTCGGCCTGCGTTTCTGCCGCCGCTATGAGGTAGGACGCGTCTGGGAGCCCGTCTACCTGTGCCGCCGCTGGTCGGGCAACACCGATGCCGCCCTCCCCATCCTCAAGGCCAATCAGTACAACACTTACAAGGACCGTCTGCGGACAATCGAGATTCTCGCCCGTCAGGAGATGAACCGGCGTGAAAAAACGACCTTATGA
- a CDS encoding carbon-nitrogen hydrolase family protein, which produces MNAMQVACVQFENTADIAENARRMIAILETESAAGTRLVVFPECSLSTYGSQIVRALTAEQINAALKTVQEACGRIGIYAVVGSAYIENGKRYNGAFVFGPDGRLVKRYAKMHVVKPELFEEGDALAVFRVDDVPCTIMICHDERYPEIFRIPVLAGAKIGIYISCESKTREKWDNYRCQVIGRAVENQISVIHCNSGDGGADEGSHGHSRIIAPSGNVLAEASTEVGQVIRATIHPKESSSGHAERGAAKPSLHAFWQEGLRVLRRQNPEFFEAAPAQPAADPSARSE; this is translated from the coding sequence ATGAATGCCATGCAGGTCGCGTGCGTGCAGTTTGAGAACACGGCGGACATTGCCGAGAACGCCCGCCGAATGATCGCCATCCTGGAGACCGAGTCGGCCGCCGGCACGCGTCTCGTCGTTTTTCCGGAATGCTCGTTGAGCACCTACGGCTCGCAGATCGTTCGCGCGCTGACGGCCGAGCAGATCAATGCCGCCCTCAAGACCGTACAGGAGGCTTGCGGCCGGATCGGCATCTACGCGGTTGTCGGCTCCGCATACATCGAAAACGGAAAACGCTACAACGGTGCGTTCGTGTTCGGACCCGACGGTCGGCTGGTCAAGCGATACGCCAAGATGCACGTGGTCAAGCCGGAACTCTTTGAGGAGGGTGACGCGCTGGCTGTCTTTCGGGTCGACGATGTGCCCTGCACAATCATGATCTGCCACGACGAGCGATATCCGGAGATATTCCGGATTCCCGTCCTGGCGGGAGCGAAGATCGGCATCTACATCAGTTGCGAATCCAAGACGCGGGAGAAATGGGACAACTATCGCTGCCAGGTCATTGGCCGGGCGGTGGAGAACCAGATCAGCGTTATCCACTGCAACTCCGGCGACGGCGGCGCTGACGAGGGTTCTCACGGACACAGCCGGATCATCGCTCCAAGCGGCAACGTGTTGGCCGAGGCTTCGACTGAGGTGGGCCAGGTTATCCGGGCGACCATTCACCCGAAGGAAAGCTCTTCCGGTCATGCGGAGCGCGGAGCGGCCAAACCGTCGCTGCACGCCTTCTGGCAGGAAGGCCTGCGGGTGTTGCGCCGGCAGAATCCCGAGTTCTTCGAGGCTGCGCCTGCTCAACCTGCGGCTGACCCGTCCGCGCGGAGTGAATAA
- a CDS encoding DUF4091 domain-containing protein — MSSLPTRVYVYYTPSALWCGFRCEGTPGDKLEAQFTQRDDKVWRDDSVDLILNHAGDPEKSAHISVNCAAVVYDALGGDASWNPELVVQTTRDGDGWSAVIGVPFRALGVAVPKDGDAWAVNFCRSTSGRQLSCWAPVLKSYVEPERYGRLVFGGRRTSAAQMHELDPVNIGRNRPTIVCPAGSTFRITGYDIRYRPVLEEHGPIGAGGRFEFVLIEDRVRSVSLAVADDAGTELLRGFYPMHSPQVSERARTIAARFAEATRMLAKFRAEARAKAEPILAKARPLVEEATKPASEPEACSTEDWQRLASTVGDLTMQLDGVTCHARMLAKMPEAEFAVGLESSMRKVMIKDHPFEGVFDDHYELALARNEHEGFQVVVIPFGRDLADVTVSVGPLKSAMGQAFNGRIEVSLVGHVDVADNPPYDAEHKGWWPDPLLSFLQKSDVKEGEHVAFWIDVATRVETQAGSYEGTLTITARDASPIGLRLKVQVWDFALPNGTHLRNAFTYNEGPTGNFYKGRWNDEMRYRYYDFILDHRLNIDHLYRQESPEIGLLKYGAGRGMNAFNVGGVFRQGKGDKDDPKLSQYVQELKNAGVFDRAYVYGFDEAKREKFTEIREVFGEIRKRFPGLKTMTTAVDRSFGKRSGLREVVDIWVPLTDSYDIEAARELRREGREMWWYICVVPTHPYANWFIEYPAIEARLLTGVMSYKYEVGGFLYYLINLWEGNSRPISKGPYTDWNPGSLVNEEKKYTANGDGSLLCPGPDGPLSTIRLENIRDGFEDYEYLWLLRETLERIGKRPPAPAHRAFLDRAAALLRVPDSVVTTTTNYTRDPQEVIEFRARLAEAILEGQSLLR; from the coding sequence ATGTCCTCGCTGCCGACGCGGGTGTACGTTTACTACACCCCATCGGCGTTGTGGTGCGGTTTTCGCTGTGAAGGGACTCCCGGCGACAAACTCGAAGCACAATTCACCCAGCGCGATGACAAGGTCTGGCGCGACGACAGCGTGGATCTGATCCTCAACCACGCGGGCGATCCGGAGAAGTCGGCTCATATCTCCGTCAACTGCGCCGCGGTGGTGTACGACGCTCTCGGGGGGGATGCTTCGTGGAATCCTGAGCTTGTCGTCCAGACAACCCGGGACGGCGACGGTTGGTCAGCCGTCATCGGCGTACCTTTCAGGGCTTTGGGCGTGGCGGTTCCGAAGGACGGGGATGCGTGGGCGGTCAACTTCTGCCGGAGCACCTCTGGGCGGCAGTTGAGCTGCTGGGCACCCGTCTTGAAGTCCTACGTCGAGCCCGAACGCTATGGTCGGCTGGTGTTCGGCGGTCGCCGGACGTCGGCCGCACAGATGCATGAACTCGATCCGGTGAACATCGGTCGCAACAGGCCCACGATCGTCTGCCCGGCGGGCAGCACCTTCCGGATCACCGGCTATGACATTCGATATCGCCCGGTTCTCGAAGAGCATGGACCGATCGGGGCGGGCGGGCGGTTCGAGTTTGTTCTGATTGAGGATCGCGTGCGCTCCGTCAGCCTGGCTGTGGCCGACGACGCCGGCACGGAGTTGCTCCGCGGCTTCTATCCGATGCACTCGCCGCAGGTTTCTGAGCGAGCCAGGACCATCGCGGCCCGATTTGCCGAGGCGACACGCATGCTGGCGAAGTTCCGGGCCGAAGCTCGGGCCAAAGCCGAGCCGATCCTGGCCAAGGCACGGCCGCTGGTCGAGGAAGCCACGAAGCCGGCCTCCGAGCCGGAAGCCTGTTCTACTGAGGACTGGCAACGGCTGGCTTCCACGGTCGGCGATCTGACCATGCAGCTTGACGGGGTGACCTGCCATGCCCGCATGCTCGCGAAGATGCCGGAAGCCGAGTTCGCGGTCGGCCTAGAAAGCTCCATGCGTAAGGTGATGATCAAAGACCACCCCTTCGAGGGGGTGTTCGACGATCATTACGAGCTAGCGCTGGCAAGAAACGAGCACGAGGGGTTCCAGGTGGTGGTCATTCCGTTCGGCCGCGACCTGGCGGATGTGACGGTGAGCGTCGGCCCCCTCAAGTCGGCAATGGGACAAGCCTTCAACGGCAGGATAGAAGTCTCGCTCGTCGGACACGTTGATGTCGCCGACAACCCGCCGTATGACGCCGAGCACAAAGGCTGGTGGCCGGACCCGCTGCTGAGCTTTCTGCAAAAAAGCGATGTGAAGGAAGGCGAACACGTGGCGTTCTGGATCGACGTGGCCACACGCGTGGAGACGCAAGCCGGCAGCTACGAGGGAACGCTGACGATCACGGCGCGTGACGCCTCGCCCATCGGGCTCAGGCTTAAGGTTCAGGTCTGGGATTTTGCCCTGCCCAACGGCACCCATCTGCGCAATGCATTCACCTACAACGAAGGCCCCACCGGCAACTTCTACAAAGGCAGATGGAACGACGAGATGAGGTATCGCTACTATGACTTCATCCTCGATCACCGGCTCAACATCGATCATCTCTATCGGCAAGAATCGCCTGAAATCGGTTTGCTCAAGTATGGAGCCGGGCGGGGAATGAACGCCTTCAACGTCGGCGGTGTTTTCCGGCAGGGCAAGGGGGACAAAGACGACCCGAAGCTCTCGCAGTACGTGCAGGAGTTGAAAAACGCCGGGGTGTTCGACAGGGCATACGTTTACGGCTTCGACGAAGCCAAGAGGGAGAAGTTTACCGAAATACGCGAGGTGTTCGGCGAGATCCGCAAGCGTTTTCCGGGGCTGAAAACGATGACCACGGCCGTTGACCGGTCTTTCGGCAAGCGAAGCGGCCTGCGTGAGGTCGTGGATATCTGGGTGCCGCTCACCGACAGCTATGACATCGAGGCGGCACGTGAGCTGCGGCGTGAAGGCCGCGAGATGTGGTGGTACATCTGCGTGGTTCCGACCCATCCGTACGCGAACTGGTTCATCGAATATCCGGCGATCGAGGCCCGCCTGCTGACCGGGGTGATGAGCTACAAGTATGAGGTCGGCGGCTTCCTTTACTACCTGATCAACCTGTGGGAAGGGAACAGCCGTCCGATCTCCAAGGGGCCTTATACCGACTGGAATCCCGGAAGCCTAGTCAACGAAGAGAAGAAGTATACCGCCAACGGTGACGGCAGCCTTTTATGTCCCGGACCCGACGGGCCGCTTTCGACCATCCGGCTGGAGAACATCCGCGACGGTTTCGAGGATTACGAGTATCTCTGGCTGCTGCGGGAGACCCTTGAGCGCATTGGTAAGCGCCCGCCGGCCCCCGCCCATCGGGCCTTTCTGGACCGCGCCGCTGCGTTGCTGAGGGTGCCGGACAGCGTAGTGACAACGACGACCAACTACACGCGAGATCCGCAGGAGGTCATCGAGTTCAGGGCCAGGTTGGCCGAGGCGATTCTCGAAGGGCAGAGTCTTCTGCGTTGA
- the ccsA gene encoding cytochrome c biogenesis protein CcsA — protein sequence MRLLQLLFLASLAQTTAPASPTIPKSLDFSIIRAIPVQHDGRWMPLDTLARDMVESVTGTARWHGHDPVALLLAWTFDSGTWMDQPLIEIKNPKLREALELPGNRTVFSYNALVGHPRFRRLMDDLAMVQGRKLDPLESKVRDIRERLSCLDVVLAGQAINLIPHPNDPLGAWKPIELVAGDQAADDPTKTAWASVGGAFLRGDGPAFVEACERLRSVLASLPAAYRPSPDLIAVELRFNRLHLLGLSWKIMLVGAVSGLVALVLRKRTPDVAAIAALVAGFAVLSYGLWLRWQIAGRIPASNMFESLLFMGWGTGFFGILWILFVRDRMVLLTASVVSAVSLALADCLPLDPYIRPTPPVLMDTIWMSIHVPVIMVSYAVLAVAFVIAHGQMFVMAATPERSQLVKTIDRLHYLYVLAGAFLLLIGIATGSMWAASSWGRYWGWDPKEVWSLIAFLAYLTILHVRASHEKTPSWLYLFALVLGAAVFGMVAARLAPLTMMRWLGLASAAVAVVVCALARGPLGDAVKSILAFWLIIMTYVGVNFVLGIGLHSYGFGTGAVVRYLFLFGAIDLILVLLCVGIYYARRRVRSGHAPSFTGQQ from the coding sequence ATGCGATTGCTGCAACTCCTTTTCCTGGCGTCGCTGGCTCAAACAACGGCCCCGGCCTCACCGACGATTCCCAAATCGCTTGACTTCAGCATCATCAGGGCAATTCCGGTCCAGCATGACGGCCGCTGGATGCCGCTGGACACCCTGGCCCGGGACATGGTTGAGTCGGTCACCGGAACAGCCCGATGGCATGGGCATGACCCGGTGGCCTTGCTGCTGGCGTGGACATTCGACTCGGGCACATGGATGGACCAGCCCCTGATCGAAATCAAGAACCCCAAGCTTCGGGAAGCGCTGGAGCTGCCGGGCAACCGAACCGTCTTCTCCTACAACGCGCTGGTCGGTCATCCGCGGTTTCGGCGGCTCATGGATGATCTGGCCATGGTCCAGGGGCGCAAGCTCGACCCGCTGGAATCCAAGGTTCGCGATATCCGGGAGCGGTTGAGCTGCCTGGATGTGGTTTTGGCCGGCCAGGCCATCAACCTGATTCCGCATCCGAATGATCCGCTGGGCGCCTGGAAGCCCATCGAGCTTGTCGCAGGGGATCAGGCCGCCGATGACCCTACCAAGACCGCCTGGGCATCGGTCGGCGGCGCCTTTTTGCGTGGCGACGGTCCCGCCTTTGTTGAGGCTTGCGAGCGCCTTCGTTCGGTACTTGCCTCGCTTCCCGCGGCCTACCGCCCATCGCCTGATCTGATCGCCGTCGAACTACGCTTTAACCGGCTTCACCTGCTGGGACTGTCGTGGAAGATCATGCTTGTCGGCGCCGTGTCTGGACTCGTGGCTCTGGTTCTTCGTAAGCGCACACCGGACGTGGCAGCCATCGCGGCACTGGTCGCGGGGTTTGCGGTACTGAGTTACGGCCTGTGGCTCCGCTGGCAGATTGCCGGGCGGATTCCGGCCTCGAACATGTTCGAGTCGCTGCTGTTCATGGGCTGGGGAACAGGCTTCTTCGGCATCTTATGGATTCTGTTCGTTCGCGACCGAATGGTGTTGCTGACGGCCTCGGTCGTCAGCGCGGTCTCGCTTGCGCTGGCGGATTGTCTGCCCCTCGACCCGTACATCCGCCCGACTCCGCCGGTCCTGATGGACACGATCTGGATGTCCATCCACGTGCCGGTGATCATGGTGTCGTACGCAGTGCTGGCGGTTGCTTTTGTGATTGCCCACGGGCAGATGTTTGTGATGGCCGCGACCCCAGAACGTTCGCAACTCGTGAAGACCATCGATCGTTTGCACTATCTCTATGTCCTGGCCGGCGCGTTTCTGCTGCTCATCGGGATTGCCACAGGAAGCATGTGGGCGGCATCCTCTTGGGGCCGCTACTGGGGGTGGGACCCGAAGGAGGTTTGGTCGCTGATCGCGTTTCTGGCCTACTTGACGATTCTTCATGTTCGGGCCAGCCATGAGAAAACACCCTCCTGGTTGTATCTTTTCGCGCTGGTACTTGGCGCGGCCGTGTTCGGAATGGTTGCGGCAAGGCTTGCCCCGCTGACCATGATGCGATGGCTCGGTCTGGCGTCCGCGGCAGTTGCGGTCGTCGTTTGCGCGCTGGCCAGGGGGCCGCTGGGCGATGCGGTCAAAAGCATCCTGGCTTTCTGGCTGATCATTATGACGTACGTTGGCGTCAACTTTGTTCTGGGCATCGGTCTGCACAGCTATGGATTCGGCACCGGTGCGGTCGTACGTTACCTGTTTTTGTTCGGGGCCATCGACCTGATACTGGTCCTGTTGTGCGTGGGCATTTACTACGCGAGGCGCCGTGTCCGATCAGGGCATGCTCCGAGTTTCACCGGTCAGCAATAG
- a CDS encoding cytochrome c biogenesis protein ResB: MSHLNRPYVDGLSWLRAAGSLWLAAVLLSLISVAMACATVFESVHGSEKALAFFYKSWWFESLLGLLAINAVAALAVRYPFSRRQFGFAVAHGSILLILAGAWVSQKFGIDGRVSIVEGQSVADITVPQDVFILENQSSKFSVEISPPPLLGAGTAEVPGQPAVSAESVHAQVLQFASDSVARTEMRDDNPHAGLAVEVSFSETGTDEPVWVPAGQVVQAGEVQVACIEITDEQELKKHTSTAPAAEEDATRTVRVEYRGNSYELKVDDCIAATQPVGDTGMTLRVVRYLPHATVAGRGQITNASAKPLNPAIEAELSGPQGIERRFAFARFPDFQSMHGNLKNPDVKLVLTARVDEDVHAPVEILVGPGDRLHARFTSGRDSLVQELQAGTPLQTPWPQRKLGVWRIFKNARQHRTVSPSAHLHPEPRPAILVRLDSGQESMEVWVQKYSDQAVVFAGQTYRLGYDDKTIPLGFKVALDAFRIRNYPGTSRPRSYESRITITDPASGRLESRVISMNHPTSYGGYTFYQSSYRQAGQHTASVLSVSRDPGKEIVFAGYGLMVLGVLLVLIDRLRNTAGQASARANRDGKEAA, translated from the coding sequence ATGAGCCATCTGAATCGACCGTACGTTGACGGCCTCTCCTGGCTGCGGGCAGCGGGATCGCTTTGGCTGGCCGCCGTGCTGTTATCGCTGATCAGCGTAGCGATGGCCTGCGCGACGGTGTTCGAATCAGTACACGGGAGCGAGAAAGCCCTTGCCTTTTTCTACAAATCCTGGTGGTTTGAAAGCCTTCTGGGGCTGCTGGCGATCAACGCGGTCGCGGCTCTGGCCGTCAGGTATCCCTTCTCCAGGCGGCAATTCGGCTTCGCCGTCGCTCATGGCTCCATCCTGCTGATCCTGGCGGGGGCGTGGGTGAGCCAGAAGTTCGGGATCGACGGCAGGGTAAGCATCGTCGAGGGCCAGTCCGTCGCCGACATCACCGTACCCCAGGACGTCTTTATCCTCGAAAACCAATCCTCGAAGTTTTCGGTTGAGATCAGCCCCCCACCGCTTCTGGGCGCGGGTACGGCGGAGGTTCCTGGGCAACCTGCGGTTTCCGCGGAATCGGTGCATGCCCAAGTGCTTCAATTCGCTTCGGACAGCGTCGCCCGCACCGAGATGCGCGACGACAACCCACATGCCGGTCTAGCGGTCGAGGTGTCGTTTTCGGAGACGGGCACGGACGAACCGGTGTGGGTGCCGGCCGGGCAGGTCGTCCAGGCAGGTGAAGTCCAGGTAGCGTGCATCGAGATCACCGACGAGCAAGAACTGAAGAAGCACACATCCACCGCTCCGGCAGCCGAGGAGGACGCGACACGCACGGTGAGAGTTGAGTACCGGGGCAACAGCTACGAGTTGAAGGTGGACGATTGCATCGCCGCGACGCAGCCGGTGGGAGACACCGGCATGACGTTGCGAGTTGTGCGGTACCTGCCTCACGCGACGGTCGCCGGCCGGGGCCAGATTACCAACGCGTCAGCCAAGCCGCTGAATCCGGCCATCGAAGCCGAGTTATCGGGTCCGCAGGGAATCGAGAGGCGATTCGCGTTCGCGCGCTTTCCTGACTTTCAGTCGATGCACGGGAATCTCAAGAATCCGGATGTCAAGCTGGTTCTGACAGCCAGGGTGGATGAGGACGTGCACGCGCCGGTCGAGATCCTCGTCGGCCCGGGCGATCGATTGCATGCGAGATTCACGAGCGGGCGCGACAGCCTCGTCCAAGAGCTGCAAGCGGGCACGCCGCTCCAAACGCCCTGGCCGCAGCGCAAGCTCGGGGTATGGCGCATCTTCAAGAATGCCCGTCAGCATCGGACCGTATCGCCTTCCGCGCATCTGCATCCCGAGCCGCGTCCCGCGATTCTCGTGCGACTGGACTCCGGCCAAGAGAGCATGGAGGTCTGGGTGCAGAAATACAGCGATCAGGCGGTGGTCTTCGCCGGGCAGACCTACCGCCTGGGATACGACGACAAAACCATCCCGCTCGGCTTCAAGGTTGCACTCGACGCCTTCAGAATCCGCAACTATCCGGGCACCAGCCGGCCTCGTTCGTACGAAAGCCGGATCACTATCACCGATCCGGCTTCGGGGCGATTGGAGAGTCGGGTGATCAGCATGAACCATCCGACGAGCTACGGAGGGTATACCTTCTACCAATCGAGCTATCGCCAGGCAGGCCAGCACACGGCGAGCGTGCTCAGCGTCTCACGGGATCCGGGGAAGGAAATCGTCTTTGCGGGCTACGGCTTGATGGTATTGGGTGTGCTGCTGGTGTTGATCGACCGGCTCAGGAACACGGCCGGTCAGGCTTCTGCGAGAGCCAATCGGGACGGGAAGGAGGCGGCCTGA